A single region of the Brachypodium distachyon strain Bd21 chromosome 3, Brachypodium_distachyon_v3.0, whole genome shotgun sequence genome encodes:
- the LOC100824720 gene encoding E3 ubiquitin-protein ligase CIP8: protein MASSYLLLRLAADEIFRTLEPSSSSTSSSSCYDAFVPVFRPDPSAASPASAAAADRVRSQFLSVEPDLFHDALVAPRNDRLGFPEVDDEEEEASIRWDCFQFDDEESDLPLEAAAPADEFDWEEVTSASGPSVEHPEPEWEVLADMPPPADADEGFVYTSDREAYEVLVAGEDELYLTNKPPAARSAIEALPSSVIGAGEDGEGEECAVCKDGVAAGECVKRLPCSHRYHEECIVPWLEVRNSCPLCRFELPTDDRKYEAWKAGLSVAA from the coding sequence ATGGCGTCCTCGTACCTCCTCCTgcggctcgccgccgacgagatCTTCCGGACCCTAGagccctcctcttcctccacgtCGTCCTCTTCATGCTACGACGCCTTCGTGCCGGTGTTCCGGCCGGATCCGTCGGCGGCGTCCcccgcgtcggcggcggcggccgaccgCGTCCGCAGCCAGTTCCTCTCCGTGGAGCCCGACCTCTTCCACGACGCCCTCGTCGCGCCCAGGAACGACCGCCTCGGCTTCCCCGaggtggacgacgaggaggaggaggcctcGATCCGCTGGGACTGCTTCCAGTTCGACGACGAGGAGTCAGATCTGCCGCtcgaggccgccgcgccggccgaCGAATTCGACTGGGAGGAGGTCACGTCCGCCTCCGGACCCTCGGTGGAGCACCCGGAGCCCGAGTGGGAGGTGCTAGCTGACATGCCGCCCCCCGCGGACGCCGATGAGGGTTTCGTGTACACGTCTGATCGGGAGGCGTACGAGGTGCTCGTCGCCGGTGAGGACGAGTTGTACCTCACCAACAAGCCGCCGGCAGCCAGGTCGGCCATCGAGGCGCTCCCGTCCTCAGTCATCGGCGCTGGCGAGGatggggaaggggaggagtgCGCTGTGTGCAAGGACGGGGTCGCGGCGGGGGAGTGCGTGAAGAGGCTGCCTTGCTCGCACCGGTACCACGAGGAGTGCATCGTTCCGTGGCTTGAGGTGCGCAACTCGTGCCCTCTCTGCCGCTTTGAGCTGCCGACCGACGATCGCAAGTACGAGGCATGGAAGGCGGGACTATCTGTGGCTGCCTGA